A window of Pedobacter lusitanus contains these coding sequences:
- a CDS encoding quaternary amine ABC transporter ATP-binding protein, whose protein sequence is MSKLKIEDLTLIFGNEKEEALTLLKQGKSKAEILKKTGCTVAVKNASFNIEKGEFFVIMGLSGSGKSSLLRCLNRLIEPTSGNVILNDVNITSLGDKELQNVRKKEMAMVFQNFGLLPHRTVLENVAFGLELQNIPQKEREEKAQEVINMVSLKGYEHQNTAELSGGMQQRVGLARALANDPEILLMDEAFSALDPLIRTQMQDELIDLQEKMHKTIVFITHDLDEAIRLGDRIAIMKDGEVIQIGTPEDILTNPADDYVSSFVEKVDRKSIITAASLLFEKPTVAIFKKDGVEGSLRKMRSSGLTTLPAVSVDKHFLGFVYLKDILELKVKGHQTIEMAIVKDVPVAYPETTVEQMLPFIAENGRAVPIIDKDTNKLLGIVAQTSLLIETTGTSWENVNGNSIDNLQNEVI, encoded by the coding sequence ATGTCTAAACTTAAGATAGAAGACCTTACGCTCATATTCGGTAACGAAAAAGAGGAGGCACTAACACTTTTAAAACAAGGTAAGAGCAAAGCTGAAATCCTGAAAAAAACAGGTTGTACTGTAGCTGTAAAGAATGCCAGTTTTAATATAGAGAAAGGTGAATTTTTTGTGATTATGGGTTTATCAGGAAGTGGTAAATCCAGTTTGCTGAGATGCCTGAACAGGTTAATTGAACCAACTTCAGGTAATGTCATCCTAAACGATGTAAATATTACCAGTCTGGGAGATAAAGAATTGCAAAATGTCCGTAAAAAAGAAATGGCTATGGTCTTTCAGAATTTTGGACTTTTACCACACCGTACCGTACTGGAAAATGTAGCTTTCGGTCTGGAATTACAGAACATTCCGCAGAAAGAGCGGGAAGAAAAAGCTCAGGAGGTAATCAATATGGTCAGTCTGAAAGGATATGAGCATCAGAATACAGCTGAACTTTCAGGAGGGATGCAGCAGCGCGTTGGACTGGCAAGAGCGTTGGCAAATGACCCGGAGATCCTGTTAATGGATGAAGCTTTCTCTGCACTGGATCCTTTGATCCGTACACAAATGCAGGACGAGCTGATTGATTTGCAGGAAAAAATGCATAAAACTATTGTTTTTATTACGCATGATCTTGATGAAGCCATTCGTCTTGGTGACCGGATTGCAATTATGAAAGATGGAGAAGTTATCCAGATAGGTACTCCGGAAGATATTCTGACTAATCCTGCAGACGATTATGTTTCTTCTTTTGTAGAAAAGGTAGACCGTAAATCAATTATAACTGCTGCAAGCCTGCTGTTTGAAAAACCCACAGTTGCCATCTTTAAAAAGGACGGGGTAGAAGGTAGTCTGAGAAAAATGCGTTCTTCCGGATTAACCACTTTACCTGCAGTATCAGTTGATAAGCACTTTTTAGGCTTTGTTTACCTGAAAGATATCCTTGAACTTAAAGTAAAAGGACATCAGACTATCGAAATGGCTATTGTTAAAGACGTGCCGGTGGCTTATCCGGAAACTACGGTGGAACAAATGCTTCCATTCATTGCAGAAAATGGAAGAGCAGTGCCGATTATAGACAAAGACACTAATAAACTGCTCGGAATCGTCGCTCAAACTTCATTGCTGATAGAAACTACAGGGACTTCCTGGGAAAACGTGAACGGAAACTCAATTGATAATTTACAAAACGAAGTAATATAA